From a single Flavobacterium sp. genomic region:
- the pdhA gene encoding pyruvate dehydrogenase (acetyl-transferring) E1 component subunit alpha — translation MKPITREVYLKWYEDMLFWRKFEDKLAAVYIQQKVRGFLHLYNGQEAVLAGALHAMDLSKDKMITAYRNHVQPIGMGVDPRKVMAELYGKVTGTSKGMGGSMHIFSKEHGFYGGHGIVGAQIPVGAGMAFADKYFETGGVTLTYFGDGAARQGSLHEAFNMAMLWKLPVVFIVENNGYAMGTSVERTANHTDIWKLGLGYEMPCGPVDGMNPVKVAEAMHEAMERARRGDGPTFLEMKTYRYRGHSMSDAQLYRTKEEVEEYKKIDPITQVLDIIKENNYATETEIETIDQRVADLVAECEKFAEDSPFPEAQQLYDVVYEQENYPFIPHKL, via the coding sequence ATGAAACCAATTACAAGAGAAGTTTACCTAAAATGGTATGAAGACATGCTGTTTTGGAGAAAGTTTGAAGATAAACTTGCCGCTGTTTATATCCAACAAAAAGTTAGAGGATTTTTGCACCTATACAATGGTCAAGAAGCAGTTTTAGCTGGAGCTTTACACGCAATGGACTTGTCTAAAGATAAAATGATTACCGCTTACCGTAATCACGTTCAGCCAATTGGAATGGGTGTAGATCCAAGAAAAGTAATGGCAGAATTGTATGGAAAAGTTACAGGTACTTCAAAAGGAATGGGTGGATCTATGCATATTTTTTCTAAAGAACATGGTTTCTACGGAGGTCACGGAATTGTAGGAGCACAAATTCCAGTAGGAGCAGGTATGGCTTTTGCTGATAAATATTTTGAAACAGGTGGTGTTACTTTAACCTATTTTGGTGATGGTGCTGCGCGTCAAGGTTCATTACATGAAGCTTTTAACATGGCAATGTTATGGAAATTACCAGTGGTTTTTATTGTTGAGAACAACGGTTATGCAATGGGAACATCTGTAGAAAGAACTGCAAATCATACTGATATTTGGAAACTAGGTTTAGGATATGAAATGCCTTGTGGGCCAGTTGACGGAATGAATCCAGTAAAAGTAGCTGAAGCAATGCATGAAGCAATGGAAAGAGCACGTCGTGGAGACGGACCAACTTTCTTAGAAATGAAAACATATCGTTACAGAGGACACTCAATGTCTGATGCACAATTATATAGAACAAAAGAGGAAGTGGAAGAGTACAAAAAAATCGACCCAATTACTCAAGTTCTTGATATTATTAAAGAAAATAACTACGCTACAGAGACTGAAATCGAAACAATCGATCAAAGAGTAGCTGATTTAGTGGCTGAATGTGAAAAATTCGCTGAAGATTCTCCATTTCCAGAAGCACAACAATTGTATGACGTAGTGTACGAACAAGAAAATTATCCTTTCATCCCACATAAATTATAA
- the porU gene encoding type IX secretion system sortase PorU → MKKALLLLFLFFSLFTFGQQTENITINWYSNVNYSIGDSSIKVPQFDSNFFNIDISLRKIQFRKMVPVTALTDASSLVVSNVVYQSINAADLYDLDLSVIPNKLLATLEVVRVREDYKGLLILSPIIKVGNDYKKVVSFSYSFQNSILNRNLNQNVVQSISNSVLASGNWHRFYVEKSGVYKITKSFLQSLGFNVSVDPRNIKIYGNGGRMLPLNNSIPYPDDLAENAIQFVGQEDGVFDNSDYILFYAEGVDTWNTESLTSVNLFADKSYFYITSGGGNLGKRIEPAIQPINTPSISFSQFDDILYHEKDLVNAGKVGRRWFGEQFNIDELQNFDFSIPNIDITVPIQIKVNTASKSFGSSSFNIKANAVDLGTLVFPQLTSGTGVEGYESALNTVFNATSSAISIALAYNNGGVPSSNGYLDFIRLKVKRNLTGFSKQFFFYNDLEETNIGVGEYKITNATSISQVWDVTDRFNVASYENTSGANFNFKVNLGTAKKYVAIDLSDTFTPLRESNAVVVNQNLKGSIFKDAQGNFQDIDYLILTPEFLSAQAERLADFHRSNSGLVVRVVTLEKIYHEFSSGKQDIAAIRNLIKYVYWNASAPDKRVKYVNLFGDASYDYKNRLFNNTNIVPVFHSFNPLATETNNVSNFSLYSTFMSDDFFGLMDDGEGQMLGSFDGIDIAVGRMLVASVSQAKEMVDKVIEYHDEKSYGRWRNNYVIYSDDADNSTDATLQFGLDNLANTLTAQKPFVNVKKIHTDSYLQQVAAGGERYPEAKKDFLDAIELGALVFNYFGHGSEESLARERLFEKLDAQNLTNRYRYPLFITITCEFTRFDDPNRFTGGEYMFWNKSGGAIGLIATTRQIGVTTGFIMNNLLSEDLYAFGSNNYPSIAEALRLTKLSTGSDNRRVVFYIGDPALKLAIPKPKIVLTKVNDVPTNQPLPVLQALSLTKITGQVRDENDVLFSGYNGDLAVQIFDKDINRTTLGNNGVTDSNGLIVMNFTTLGETVFRGNASVVNGQFEFSFVVPQDIRIPVGNGKISFYAKRDAPNLDNQTGYDRSIQIGGVNANPVTDTNPPTVRLHMNDEGFVSGGITNCSPILLAFLTDENGINTASGIGHDIVAILDGDESNPYVLNEYYETENDDYTRGYVRFPFRDLAPGMHTILFKAWDVYNNLITTEIQFNAICSSEGLQLEKVLNYPNPFVSYTEFWFTHNMPFEPLDVQVQILTVSGKLVKTINQQVTTEGFLCREITWDGRDDFGDKLGKGVYVYKIKVRSTTTGQSVEKYEKLVIL, encoded by the coding sequence ATGAAAAAGGCTCTCTTATTATTATTTTTATTCTTTTCTCTGTTTACTTTTGGTCAGCAAACAGAAAATATTACTATTAATTGGTATTCTAATGTTAACTATAGTATAGGTGATTCGTCTATTAAGGTGCCTCAATTTGATTCTAATTTTTTCAATATTGATATATCATTACGTAAAATTCAATTCAGAAAAATGGTTCCTGTTACCGCACTTACAGATGCCTCGAGTTTGGTTGTTTCTAATGTGGTCTATCAATCTATTAATGCAGCTGATCTTTATGATTTAGATTTATCGGTTATCCCAAACAAATTGCTTGCTACATTAGAGGTTGTTCGTGTTCGAGAGGATTATAAAGGACTTTTAATTTTAAGTCCTATTATTAAAGTAGGGAATGATTATAAAAAAGTGGTTTCCTTTTCCTATTCTTTTCAAAACAGCATATTAAACAGAAATCTAAATCAAAATGTAGTTCAATCGATTTCAAATTCTGTTTTAGCATCAGGTAATTGGCATCGCTTTTATGTTGAAAAGTCTGGAGTTTATAAAATTACTAAATCTTTTTTACAAAGTTTAGGATTTAATGTAAGTGTTGACCCAAGAAATATTAAGATTTATGGAAATGGTGGACGAATGCTTCCATTAAATAATTCAATTCCTTATCCAGATGATTTGGCAGAAAATGCAATTCAGTTTGTGGGTCAAGAAGATGGTGTTTTTGATAATAGCGATTATATTTTGTTTTATGCAGAAGGTGTGGATACTTGGAATACCGAAAGTTTAACCAGTGTAAATCTTTTTGCAGATAAATCCTATTTTTATATAACTTCAGGAGGAGGGAATTTAGGAAAAAGAATTGAGCCAGCCATTCAACCAATAAACACACCTTCTATTTCTTTTTCACAGTTTGATGATATTTTATATCATGAAAAAGATTTAGTAAATGCAGGAAAAGTGGGTAGAAGATGGTTTGGCGAACAATTTAATATTGATGAATTGCAAAATTTTGATTTTTCTATTCCAAATATTGATATAACTGTTCCTATTCAAATTAAAGTTAATACTGCGTCGAAGTCGTTTGGTAGTTCTTCATTTAACATAAAAGCCAATGCTGTTGATTTAGGAACATTAGTATTTCCACAATTGACATCTGGAACCGGAGTTGAGGGCTATGAATCTGCTTTGAATACAGTTTTTAATGCAACATCGTCTGCAATATCAATTGCATTAGCTTATAATAATGGGGGTGTTCCAAGTTCAAATGGTTACTTAGATTTTATAAGATTAAAAGTCAAACGCAATTTAACTGGTTTTTCAAAGCAATTCTTTTTTTATAATGATTTAGAAGAAACCAATATTGGAGTTGGGGAATATAAAATTACAAATGCTACTAGTATTTCTCAAGTGTGGGATGTTACAGATAGGTTTAATGTCGCATCTTATGAAAATACTTCTGGAGCTAATTTTAATTTTAAAGTGAATTTAGGTACAGCAAAAAAATATGTTGCTATAGATTTATCAGACACTTTTACTCCTCTTCGTGAATCAAACGCAGTTGTTGTGAATCAAAATTTAAAAGGATCTATTTTTAAAGATGCACAAGGAAATTTTCAAGATATTGATTATTTAATTCTAACACCAGAATTTTTATCAGCACAGGCAGAACGATTGGCTGATTTTCATAGAAGTAATTCTGGATTAGTGGTTAGGGTGGTTACGCTTGAAAAAATTTACCATGAGTTTTCTTCGGGAAAACAAGATATTGCGGCTATTCGTAATTTAATAAAATATGTGTATTGGAATGCATCTGCTCCCGATAAAAGAGTAAAATATGTTAATCTTTTCGGAGATGCTTCTTATGATTATAAAAACAGATTGTTTAATAATACTAATATTGTTCCTGTTTTTCACAGTTTTAATCCGTTAGCTACTGAAACTAATAATGTTTCTAATTTTTCATTGTATTCCACTTTTATGTCGGATGATTTTTTTGGTTTGATGGATGATGGTGAAGGTCAGATGTTAGGTTCTTTTGATGGAATTGATATTGCTGTAGGAAGAATGTTAGTTGCATCAGTTAGTCAAGCTAAAGAAATGGTCGACAAAGTAATAGAATATCATGACGAAAAATCATATGGAAGATGGCGAAACAATTATGTTATTTATTCAGATGATGCCGATAATTCTACCGATGCAACTCTTCAGTTTGGATTAGATAATTTAGCAAATACATTAACAGCTCAAAAACCATTTGTAAATGTAAAAAAAATCCATACTGATTCTTATTTACAGCAAGTTGCGGCAGGAGGAGAACGTTACCCTGAAGCTAAAAAAGATTTTTTAGATGCTATAGAACTTGGTGCTTTAGTATTTAATTATTTTGGACATGGAAGCGAAGAATCACTAGCAAGGGAACGACTTTTTGAAAAATTAGATGCTCAAAATTTAACCAATCGTTATAGATATCCACTTTTTATAACAATAACCTGTGAATTTACTCGTTTTGATGATCCAAATCGTTTTACAGGAGGTGAATATATGTTTTGGAATAAAAGTGGAGGCGCAATTGGTTTAATTGCAACCACTCGCCAAATCGGAGTTACCACAGGATTTATAATGAATAATTTGTTGAGTGAGGATTTATATGCTTTTGGTTCCAATAATTATCCATCCATTGCAGAAGCTTTGCGTTTAACTAAACTAAGTACGGGTTCTGATAACAGAAGAGTGGTGTTTTATATTGGTGATCCAGCTTTAAAATTGGCAATTCCAAAGCCTAAAATTGTATTAACAAAAGTAAATGATGTCCCAACCAATCAACCATTGCCAGTTTTACAAGCTTTAAGTTTAACAAAGATTACAGGACAAGTAAGAGATGAAAATGATGTTTTATTCTCGGGCTATAATGGCGATTTAGCAGTTCAAATATTTGATAAAGACATCAATCGTACAACTTTGGGAAATAATGGAGTAACAGATTCCAATGGATTAATAGTTATGAATTTTACTACATTAGGTGAAACCGTTTTTAGAGGTAATGCATCCGTAGTAAATGGACAATTTGAATTTAGTTTTGTGGTGCCTCAAGATATTAGAATACCTGTAGGGAATGGGAAAATAAGTTTTTATGCAAAACGAGATGCTCCTAATTTAGATAACCAAACAGGATATGATAGATCTATACAAATAGGTGGTGTTAATGCAAATCCTGTAACCGATACAAATCCGCCAACGGTTCGATTACATATGAATGATGAAGGTTTTGTTTCTGGAGGTATTACAAATTGTTCGCCAATTTTATTAGCTTTTTTAACAGATGAAAACGGAATTAATACAGCAAGTGGAATTGGACATGATATTGTAGCAATATTGGATGGTGATGAGTCAAATCCTTACGTGTTAAACGAATATTATGAAACGGAAAATGATGATTATACAAGAGGATATGTTCGATTCCCTTTTAGAGATTTAGCGCCTGGGATGCATACAATTTTATTCAAAGCCTGGGATGTTTATAACAATTTAATAACTACAGAAATTCAATTCAATGCTATTTGTTCTTCAGAAGGATTACAGTTAGAAAAAGTGTTGAATTATCCAAATCCGTTTGTTAGTTACACCGAGTTTTGGTTTACCCATAATATGCCTTTTGAGCCATTAGATGTTCAAGTACAAATATTAACTGTTTCAGGAAAATTAGTAAAAACAATTAATCAACAAGTAACAACAGAAGGATTTTTATGTAGAGAAATTACTTGGGATGGAAGAGATGATTTTGGAGATAAGTTAGGAAAAGGCGTGTATGTTTATAAAATAAAAGTTCGATCAACCACAACTGGACAGTCGGTCGAAAAATATGAGAAACTTGTAATACTATAA
- a CDS encoding 2-oxo acid dehydrogenase subunit E2, which yields MAQIITMPRLSDTMTEGVVATWLKKVGDTIKTGDILAEIETDKATMEFEAFYDGVLLHIGIQEGQSAPVDSLLAIIGKEGEDISALLSGRVVAESKEEKVVEEAKPTSASVEIPAGVKVVTMPRLSDTMTTGTVATWLKKVGDAVKEGDILAEIETDKATMEFESFNAGTLLYIGVQEGDSAPVDTILAILGPAGTDVSGIAANYKVGAVVEAPKAETTTSTQTEITENKQQATDNSRIFASPLAKKIAQDKGINLSQVKGSGENGRIVKSDVENFTPSAVATPSQAVSEATNVVAAVKPFVPAGEIFQEEIKNSQMRKTIARRLSESKFTAPHYYLTIELDMDNAIASRNMINGLPDTKVSFNDMVIKASAMALKKHPQVNSQWREDAMVINHHVNIGVAVAVEDGLMVPVLKFTDQMSLTQIGANVKDLAGKAKSKKIQPAEMEGSTFTISNLGMFGIQSFTSIINQPNSAILSVGAIIEKPVVKNGQIVVGNTMTVTLACDHRTVDGATGAQFLQTFKAFMENPVTMLA from the coding sequence ATGGCACAAATTATAACAATGCCCCGTTTGAGTGATACGATGACTGAAGGAGTTGTAGCTACTTGGCTAAAAAAAGTGGGTGATACAATCAAAACAGGTGATATTCTTGCTGAAATTGAAACGGATAAAGCAACAATGGAATTTGAGGCTTTTTATGATGGTGTTTTATTACATATCGGAATTCAAGAAGGACAATCTGCTCCAGTGGATTCTTTATTAGCAATCATTGGTAAAGAAGGTGAAGATATTTCTGCTTTATTAAGTGGAAGAGTTGTTGCTGAATCTAAAGAAGAAAAAGTAGTTGAAGAAGCAAAACCAACTTCTGCATCTGTTGAAATACCAGCTGGTGTAAAAGTAGTAACCATGCCTCGTTTATCGGATACCATGACAACTGGAACGGTTGCAACATGGTTGAAAAAAGTAGGAGATGCGGTAAAAGAAGGTGATATTTTAGCAGAAATCGAAACAGATAAAGCTACGATGGAATTCGAATCTTTTAATGCAGGAACTTTATTATATATTGGAGTGCAAGAAGGTGATTCTGCTCCAGTAGATACAATTTTAGCTATTTTAGGACCTGCAGGTACTGACGTTTCAGGTATTGCGGCAAACTATAAAGTAGGTGCGGTGGTGGAAGCTCCAAAAGCAGAAACAACTACTTCAACGCAAACTGAAATTACTGAAAACAAACAACAGGCAACAGACAACTCAAGAATATTTGCTTCTCCATTAGCTAAAAAAATTGCACAAGATAAAGGAATCAATTTGTCTCAAGTAAAAGGTTCTGGTGAAAATGGAAGAATTGTAAAATCGGATGTAGAGAATTTTACTCCATCTGCAGTTGCAACTCCATCTCAAGCGGTATCAGAAGCAACAAATGTAGTTGCAGCTGTGAAACCATTTGTTCCAGCAGGAGAAATATTCCAAGAAGAAATTAAAAATTCGCAAATGCGTAAAACCATTGCGAGACGATTATCAGAATCTAAATTTACTGCACCGCATTACTATTTAACTATCGAGTTAGATATGGACAATGCTATTGCTTCAAGAAATATGATTAACGGCTTACCAGATACGAAAGTTTCTTTCAACGATATGGTAATCAAAGCGAGTGCGATGGCATTGAAAAAACATCCACAAGTAAATTCACAATGGAGAGAAGATGCTATGGTAATCAATCACCACGTGAATATTGGAGTAGCAGTAGCTGTTGAAGACGGATTAATGGTTCCAGTATTGAAATTTACGGACCAAATGAGCTTAACTCAAATTGGCGCTAACGTAAAAGACTTAGCTGGAAAAGCAAAATCGAAAAAAATCCAACCAGCTGAAATGGAAGGAAGTACGTTCACTATTTCTAATTTAGGAATGTTTGGAATTCAATCGTTTACTTCTATTATTAATCAGCCAAATTCAGCTATTTTATCTGTAGGTGCTATTATTGAAAAACCAGTAGTTAAAAACGGACAAATTGTAGTTGGAAACACAATGACCGTTACTTTAGCTTGCGATCACAGAACAGTAGATGGCGCAACAGGAGCTCAATTCTTACAAACGTTTAAAGCGTTTATGGAAAATCCAGTAACTATGTTGGCATAA
- a CDS encoding M28 family metallopeptidase: protein MKKILCLFTFVGLSLQAQTNVPSKDVSTTNYKVSEDNVKNTLSYLTSDELEGRDSGSKGIEKASIYLENLLKENGIKPYFKTYRDTLSNYNKTSYNVVGYIEGTDSKLKNEFVIIGAHYDHIGKIAAVNGDDIGNGANDNASGTTAVTEVAKYFAKYKNNKRSVIFVFFSAEEKGLLGSKHLAAKLKEQKMDLYFMFNFEMIGVPMKDRGMDFYLTGFGKTNMAAKINEYAGEKLVGYLPIETKYMLFRASDNYPFFTEFEVPAQTVSTFDFENFDFYHQPDDEFELMDTKHMAQVISKTIPVLEKMINAPKKEIKLNEK, encoded by the coding sequence ATGAAAAAAATACTGTGCTTATTTACTTTTGTTGGATTGTCGCTTCAAGCACAAACAAATGTTCCTTCAAAAGATGTTTCAACTACGAATTATAAAGTATCTGAAGATAATGTCAAAAATACACTTTCTTACTTAACTTCTGATGAATTAGAAGGAAGAGATTCGGGAAGTAAAGGAATAGAAAAAGCTTCGATTTATCTTGAAAATCTACTGAAAGAAAATGGAATTAAGCCTTATTTTAAAACCTATCGCGATACGTTGTCAAACTACAATAAAACGTCTTATAATGTTGTAGGGTATATCGAAGGAACCGATTCAAAATTAAAAAATGAATTTGTAATCATTGGTGCCCATTATGATCATATCGGAAAAATTGCCGCTGTAAATGGTGATGATATAGGAAATGGTGCAAACGACAACGCTTCTGGAACAACCGCTGTAACTGAAGTGGCAAAATATTTTGCAAAGTATAAAAATAACAAGCGTAGTGTAATTTTCGTGTTCTTTTCAGCAGAAGAAAAAGGACTTTTAGGTTCAAAACATTTAGCTGCTAAATTAAAAGAACAAAAAATGGATTTGTATTTCATGTTCAATTTTGAGATGATTGGTGTTCCCATGAAAGACAGAGGAATGGATTTCTATTTAACAGGTTTTGGAAAAACTAATATGGCAGCCAAAATAAATGAATATGCAGGAGAAAAATTAGTAGGTTATTTACCAATAGAAACCAAGTATATGTTATTTAGAGCTTCTGATAATTATCCGTTTTTTACAGAATTTGAAGTGCCAGCACAAACGGTTTCTACTTTTGATTTTGAAAATTTTGATTTTTATCACCAACCTGATGATGAATTTGAATTGATGGATACAAAACACATGGCTCAGGTAATTTCAAAAACAATTCCAGTTTTAGAAAAAATGATTAATGCACCAAAAAAAGAAATCAAATTAAATGAAAAATAA
- the cdd gene encoding cytidine deaminase, producing the protein MKQINIHSTITILTEQELNAIELDLKKQAFEARSKAYAPYSKFTVGAAILLDNGVVVKGSNQENAAYPSGLCAERVAIYYAGANYPDAKIVKMFITASPQDRDLELPIPPCGSCRQAIAEYEFKQDVSIEIFFMGAKGDIYKSDSLKNLLPFVFDKNHL; encoded by the coding sequence ATGAAGCAAATAAATATACATTCAACAATTACTATATTAACGGAACAGGAACTTAACGCAATAGAGCTGGATTTAAAAAAGCAAGCCTTTGAAGCCCGTAGTAAAGCGTATGCGCCTTATTCTAAATTTACAGTAGGTGCAGCAATTCTTTTGGATAATGGGGTTGTTGTTAAGGGTTCTAATCAGGAAAATGCGGCATATCCTTCGGGTTTATGTGCAGAACGTGTGGCTATTTATTATGCTGGTGCGAATTATCCTGACGCAAAAATTGTAAAAATGTTTATTACAGCTTCTCCGCAAGATAGAGATTTAGAATTACCAATACCACCTTGTGGAAGTTGTCGTCAAGCAATTGCGGAATATGAATTTAAACAAGATGTTTCCATTGAAATCTTTTTTATGGGAGCAAAAGGAGATATTTATAAATCAGATTCGTTAAAAAATCTACTACCATTTGTTTTTGATAAAAATCACCTATAA
- the porV gene encoding type IX secretion system outer membrane channel protein PorV → MKKIAILLILFTVSQNIKAQENRVITTGVPFLLIAADARSAGMGDMGVATSADAFSQQFNPAKYAFSLQKQGFSVSYTPYLSSIANDISLGQLTYYNRINDRSAFAGSLRFFGLGDIELRQTADPNEAVRTVNPNELALDGSYSLKLSDRFSMAVAGRFIRSALRVPDLNNDVSAATTFAVDVAGYYQSEEVAYDDFNGRWRAGFNFQNLGPKISYDKDDLNNNFLPANMRLGGGFDFIFDEYSKIGVTAEVTKLLVPTPPAIVAPVDADGSGSIDASEEQIAEDAYAQALSDYRKTSWTGGIFKSFNDAPDGISEELKEFTWALGAEYWYQDSFALRLGYFNENEYKGARKFFTLGAGFKYNVVKIDVSYLFSASKVRNPLENTLRFSLTFNFGENYDEL, encoded by the coding sequence ATGAAAAAAATTGCTATATTATTAATCTTGTTCACTGTAAGTCAGAATATTAAAGCACAAGAAAATAGAGTGATAACGACAGGTGTTCCCTTTTTATTAATTGCAGCTGATGCACGTTCTGCTGGTATGGGAGATATGGGAGTAGCTACTTCGGCAGATGCTTTTTCACAACAATTCAACCCGGCTAAATATGCTTTTTCACTTCAAAAACAAGGGTTTTCGGTAAGTTACACCCCTTACTTATCCAGCATTGCTAATGATATTTCTTTAGGGCAATTAACTTATTATAATAGAATAAATGATAGAAGTGCATTTGCAGGATCTCTACGTTTTTTTGGGTTAGGAGACATTGAATTAAGACAAACGGCAGATCCAAATGAAGCGGTCAGAACCGTGAACCCTAATGAATTAGCATTGGATGGTTCTTATTCCTTAAAGCTTAGTGATCGTTTTTCTATGGCGGTTGCAGGAAGATTTATTCGTTCGGCATTACGAGTTCCTGATTTGAATAACGATGTTTCAGCGGCAACCACTTTTGCAGTTGATGTTGCGGGTTATTATCAATCGGAAGAAGTAGCTTATGATGATTTTAATGGAAGATGGAGAGCAGGATTTAATTTTCAGAATTTGGGACCTAAAATCAGCTATGATAAAGATGATTTAAATAATAACTTTTTACCGGCTAATATGCGCTTAGGTGGAGGTTTTGATTTTATATTTGACGAATACAGTAAAATAGGTGTTACTGCAGAAGTTACTAAATTGTTAGTGCCAACTCCCCCTGCAATTGTTGCTCCAGTTGATGCGGATGGTAGTGGTTCTATAGATGCTTCCGAAGAACAAATAGCTGAGGATGCTTACGCGCAAGCGCTTTCAGATTATAGAAAAACAAGTTGGACTGGTGGTATTTTTAAATCTTTTAATGATGCTCCAGATGGAATTTCAGAAGAATTGAAAGAGTTTACTTGGGCATTAGGCGCAGAATATTGGTACCAAGATTCATTTGCACTTCGTTTAGGTTATTTTAACGAGAACGAGTATAAAGGGGCAAGAAAATTCTTTACCTTAGGAGCAGGCTTTAAGTACAATGTTGTTAAAATTGATGTATCCTATTTGTTTTCAGCTTCTAAAGTTAGAAATCCATTGGAAAACACACTACGTTTTTCTTTGACATTTAATTTTGGAGAAAATTATGATGAACTTTAA
- a CDS encoding SprT-like domain-containing protein has translation MSEVLQKYLPEHAVHHCFELIKANHVHLKIVNERQTRHGDYRKDAQGYHLITVNASLNKYRFLITLIHEIAHLVAFEKYGRNIKPHGEEWKLTFQRLMVPFIRPEIFPNQLLPLLAKHFRNPKASSDTDAKLALALKQFDQKETDKNYIFEIPFGSHFRIHNGKIFKKIALRVKRYECMEVSSGRMYLFQPNAEVELLPS, from the coding sequence TTGAGCGAAGTTTTACAAAAATACCTTCCTGAACACGCTGTTCATCATTGTTTTGAGTTAATCAAAGCAAATCATGTGCATCTTAAAATTGTCAACGAACGTCAAACACGACATGGCGATTATCGAAAGGATGCGCAAGGGTATCATTTAATTACCGTAAATGCAAGTTTGAACAAATACCGTTTTTTAATTACATTAATTCATGAAATTGCACATTTGGTAGCTTTTGAAAAATATGGTCGAAACATAAAACCCCATGGTGAAGAATGGAAACTCACTTTTCAGCGGTTGATGGTGCCTTTTATTCGTCCAGAAATATTTCCAAATCAATTGTTGCCCTTGTTGGCAAAGCATTTCAGAAATCCAAAAGCCAGTAGTGATACGGATGCAAAATTAGCTTTAGCATTAAAACAATTCGATCAAAAAGAAACCGATAAAAATTATATCTTTGAAATACCGTTTGGGAGTCATTTTAGAATTCATAACGGAAAAATTTTTAAAAAAATAGCCTTGCGTGTTAAACGATATGAATGTATGGAAGTAAGTTCTGGACGAATGTATTTGTTTCAACCCAATGCTGAAGTAGAATTGTTGCCAAGTTGA
- a CDS encoding SDR family oxidoreductase, which produces MKNKNIIITGTSRGIGYELALQFANEGHQVLAISRKTPKELIEHQNITCLSIDISNPEELLQVEKFITETWKKVNILIHNAGSLLHKQFTQITSEEFQNIYKVNVFAVAELTKICIPFMEKGTHVVTISSMGGIQGSMKFAGLAAYSSSKGAVITLSELLAEEYKEQGIAFNVLALGAVNTEMLQEAFPGYEAPLSAKEMADYIFNFALTGNKYYNGKVLQVSSSTP; this is translated from the coding sequence ATGAAAAATAAAAATATAATTATTACTGGAACTTCTCGCGGAATTGGTTATGAATTAGCTTTGCAATTTGCAAATGAAGGGCATCAAGTTTTAGCAATTTCACGCAAAACACCGAAAGAGTTAATCGAACATCAAAATATTACGTGTTTATCAATTGATATTTCAAATCCAGAAGAATTACTTCAAGTGGAAAAATTTATCACTGAAACCTGGAAAAAGGTTAATATATTAATTCATAATGCTGGAAGCTTGTTGCATAAACAATTCACGCAAATTACTTCAGAAGAATTTCAAAACATATATAAAGTCAATGTTTTTGCGGTTGCCGAATTGACAAAAATTTGTATTCCATTCATGGAAAAAGGAACTCACGTGGTAACAATTAGTTCAATGGGAGGTATTCAAGGTAGTATGAAATTCGCTGGATTAGCCGCTTATTCATCAAGTAAAGGCGCAGTAATTACGTTATCAGAATTGTTAGCAGAAGAATATAAAGAACAAGGTATTGCTTTCAATGTTTTAGCACTTGGAGCGGTTAATACCGAAATGTTGCAAGAAGCTTTTCCTGGTTACGAAGCACCACTTTCAGCTAAAGAAATGGCAGATTATATTTTCAATTTTGCTTTAACCGGAAACAAATATTACAACGGAAAAGTATTGCAAGTTTCATCTTCAACTCCTTAA